One Pelomicrobium methylotrophicum DNA window includes the following coding sequences:
- the nadC gene encoding carboxylating nicotinate-nucleotide diphosphorylase has translation MDFPLHEHVERDVARALEEDLGPADLTALLLPEDLEARARVVCREEAVLAGTPWFEACFLRLDPSVEIEWKVSEGGALSSGAEVCVLQGRARTLLSAERPALNFLQTLSAVATATRRYVDAVAGTRARILDTRKTLPGLRFAEKYAVRVGGGTNHRMGLYDGILIKENHIAVAGGVKEALAAAGRINATAPIQIEVENLAQLEEALAAGARFILLDNFSLDDMREAVRLTAGRAELEASGGITLENVRAIAETGVERISIGSLTKDVKAVDFSMRVVPVV, from the coding sequence ATGGATTTCCCGCTGCACGAGCACGTAGAACGGGACGTGGCCCGAGCGCTGGAAGAGGACTTGGGCCCCGCAGACTTGACCGCACTGCTCCTGCCCGAGGACCTGGAAGCCCGGGCCCGAGTCGTCTGCCGCGAGGAAGCGGTGCTCGCCGGCACCCCTTGGTTCGAGGCCTGTTTCCTGCGCCTGGATCCCTCGGTGGAAATCGAGTGGAAGGTCTCCGAGGGCGGCGCCCTGTCTTCGGGGGCCGAGGTCTGTGTGCTGCAGGGGCGCGCCCGGACGCTCCTTTCGGCGGAGCGCCCCGCGCTCAACTTTCTACAAACCCTCTCGGCAGTCGCCACCGCGACCCGGCGCTACGTGGACGCGGTGGCGGGTACCCGTGCGCGCATTCTCGATACCCGCAAAACGCTGCCCGGGCTGCGGTTCGCCGAAAAATACGCGGTGCGCGTGGGCGGTGGCACAAACCACCGCATGGGGCTCTATGACGGGATCCTGATCAAGGAGAACCACATCGCCGTGGCGGGGGGCGTGAAGGAAGCGCTGGCCGCCGCAGGGCGCATAAATGCCACAGCGCCCATCCAGATCGAGGTGGAAAACCTGGCCCAGCTCGAGGAGGCGCTCGCCGCCGGCGCCCGGTTCATCCTGCTCGACAACTTCTCCCTGGATGACATGCGCGAAGCGGTGCGCTTGACCGCCGGCCGCGCCGAGCTGGAGGCTTCCGGCGGCATCACCTTGGAGAACGTGCGCGCCATCGCCGAGACCGGCGTGGAGCGCATCTCCATCGGCAGCCTCACCAAGGACGTGAAAGCAGTCGACTTCTCGATGCGGGTGGTGCCGGTGGTGTGA
- a CDS encoding haloacid dehalogenase type II, with protein MTVRIKALVFDAYGTLYNVHSVIALCDQRFPGQGNALSQLWRQKQLEYTWLKSLMGEYEDFWVITEKALTYACRHLGLTCDEGTRARLMDAYLHLQPYPEVEEALEALQSRPLAVLSNGSPRMLLELTRNTGLEPRFKAILSVDEVKIFKPHPSVYQLAPARLGVDRHEVGFVSSNYWDAVGAKAFGFHVFWINRSNATPDEMGYTPDAVLRSLAELPQHVG; from the coding sequence ATGACGGTCCGGATCAAAGCTCTGGTCTTCGACGCCTACGGCACCCTCTACAACGTGCACTCAGTGATCGCCTTGTGCGACCAGCGCTTTCCCGGCCAGGGCAATGCCCTGAGCCAGCTCTGGCGCCAGAAGCAGCTGGAATACACTTGGCTGAAGAGCCTCATGGGCGAATACGAGGACTTTTGGGTCATCACCGAGAAGGCCCTGACCTACGCCTGCCGCCACCTGGGCCTCACCTGCGACGAGGGCACCCGCGCTCGGCTCATGGACGCCTACCTGCATCTGCAGCCCTACCCCGAAGTGGAGGAAGCCCTGGAGGCCCTGCAAAGCCGGCCGCTCGCCGTCCTGTCCAACGGCAGCCCGCGCATGCTGCTCGAGCTCACCCGCAACACGGGACTGGAGCCCAGGTTCAAGGCCATTCTGTCGGTGGACGAGGTCAAGATCTTCAAGCCCCACCCCTCGGTCTACCAGCTTGCCCCGGCCCGGCTGGGGGTCGACAGGCACGAGGTGGGATTCGTCTCGTCCAACTATTGGGACGCGGTGGGCGCAAAAGCGTTCGGCTTCCACGTCTTCTGGATCAACCGTTCCAACGCGACGCCCGATGAGATGGGGTATACCCCGGACGCGGTGTTGAGAAGCCTCGCCGAGCTTCCCCAGCACGTCGGCTAA